DNA sequence from the Pseudophryne corroboree isolate aPseCor3 chromosome 6, aPseCor3.hap2, whole genome shotgun sequence genome:
acagcttcttattcaaaatgatgaaaactggtgtctgtgcccgctttaccaccattttcatgcccaaatgcttgttggtcaagacaaactgcaagtgggtgatatgtaagtgaccaccctgtgtaagtttcaagtgtcaaatctgttgaccaatgctgtttaacccttgcacagctacagcttcttattcaaaatgatgaaatctggtgtctgtgcccgccttgccaccattttcatgcccaaatgcttgttggtcaaggcaaattgcaagtgggtgatatgtaagtgaccaccctgtgtgagtttcaagtgtcaaatcttttgaccaacgctgtttaacccttgcacagctacagcttcttattcaaaatgatgaaatctggtgtctgtgcccgctttaccaccattttcatgcccaaatgcttgttggtcaagacaaactgcaagtgggtgatatgtaagtgaccaccctgtgtaagtttcaagtgtcaaatctgttgaccaatgctgtttaacccttgcacagctacagcttcttattcaaaatgatgaaatctggtgtctgtgcccgccttgccaccattttcatgcccaaatgcttgttggtcaaggcaaattgcaagtgggtgatatgtaagtgaccaccctgtgtgagtttcaagtgtaaaatcttttgaccaacgctgtttaacccttgcacagctacagcttcttattcaaaatgatgaaatctggtgtctgtgcccgctttaccaccattttcatgcccaaatgcttgttggtcaagacaaactgcaagtgggtgatatgtaagtgaccaccctgtgtaagtttcaagtgtcaaatgtgttgaccaacgctgtttaacccttgcgcatctacagcttcttattcaaaatgatgaaatctggtgtctgtgcccgctttagcaccattttcatgcccaaatgcttgttggtcaagacaaactgcaagtgggtgatatgtaagtgaccaccctgtgtgagtttcaagtgtcaaatctgttgaccaacgctgtttaacccttgcacagctacagcttcttattcaaaatgatgaaaactggtgtctgtgcccgctttaccaccattttcatgcccaaatgcttgttggtcaagacaaactgcaagtgggtgatatgtaagtgaccaccctgtgtaagtttcaagtgtcaaatctgttgatcaacgctgtttaacccttgcacagctacagcttcttattcaaaatgatgaaatctggtgtctgtgcccgccttgccaccattttcatgcccaaatgcttgttggtcaaggcaaattgcaagtgggtgatatgtaagtgaccaccctgtgtgagtttcaagtgtcaaatgttttgaccaacgctgtttaacccttgcacagctacagcttcttattcaaaatgatgaaatctggtgtctgtgcccgctttaccaccattttcatgcccaaatgcttgttggtcaagacaaactgcaagtgagtgatatgtaagtgaccaccctgtgtaagtttcaagtgtcaaatctgttgaccaacgctgtttaacccttgcacagctacagcttcttattcaaaatgatgaaatctagtgtctgtgcccgctttaccaccattttcatgcccaaatgcttgttggtcaagacaaactgcaagtgggtgatatgtaagtgaccaccctgtgtaagtttcatgtgtcaaatctgttgaccaatgctgtttaacccttgcacagctacagcttcttattcaaaatgatgaaatctggtgtctgtgcccgccttgccaccattttcatgcccaaatgcttgttggtcaaggcaaattgcaagtgggtgatatgtaagtgaccaccctgtgtgagtttcaagtgtcaaatcttttgaccaacgctgtttaacccttgcacagctacagcttcttattcaaaatgatgaaatctggtgtctgtgcccgctttaccaccattttcatgcccaaatgcttgttggtcaagacaaactgcaagtgggtgatatgtaagtgaccaccctgtgtaagtttcaagtgtcaaatctgttgaccaacgctgtttaacccttgcacagctacagcttcttattcaaaatgatgaaatctggtgtctgtgcccgccttgccaccattttcatgcccaaatgcttgttggtcaaggcaaattgcaagtgggtgatatgtaagtgaccaccctgtgtgagtttcaagtgtaaaatcttttgaccaacgctgtttaacccttgcacagctacagcttcttattcaaaatgatggaatctggtgtctgtgcccgctttaccaccattttcatgcccaaatgcttgttggtcaagacaaactgcaagtgggtgatatgtaagtgaccaccctgtgtaagtttcaagtgtcaaatgtgttgaccaacgctgtttaacccttgcgcatctacagcttcttattcaaaatgatgaaatctggtgtctgtgcccgctttaccaccattttcatgcccaaatgcttgttggtcaatacaaactgcaagtgggtgatatgtaagtgaccaccctgggtgagtttcaagtgtcaaatctgttgaccaacgctgtttaacccttgcacagctacagcttcttattcaaaatgatgaaatctggtgtctgtgcccgctttaccaccattttcatgcccaaatcatttttgtttaaagcaaaatgtcatgtaaatttgtgtaagggacactatttgaagtttatgcaatgttaacttagtgatctatccttatttaatttattttaatataataatttctgaataagaagctggagccgaataagaagtgaataagaagctggagccgaataagaagtgaataagaagctggccgaataagaagctaacttcagcctcgtgattGTTATCAGGTTTGGATTTGTATTGCGGACTGGCGATTTTATTGTTTTTGTTCCCCGCTGATATCTGCTCTGTTCTCATTGGTCTATTTTGAATATCCATCCTCCTATCCCAAGCAGGGTGTGTGAGTTGTTCTTACAATGTACCCATTACGTAATCAAAAATGATATTTATTATTTCAGAGGGATGAAACATAGCTAGTTATCATAAAATGCTTATAAGTATCGTTCTCCCTTTTACTATAATTGTATAATGAAATGTGATGTAAATAAGacacctttctctttctctctctctctgattccccCCTCCACCATCGGGGCACAAAACGTTTAAGAAGATGGGTGTTCTAAGAAAGAACCTGCCATGTGGACGCTGTGGCAGAGATGAGAAGCAAATTACCGCTGTTAGGTAAGAGCAGGCGATAGACATGACTCAGAGGCACAGAACTGAAAGTCTTCAATCAGGTCCGCCCTCCCTCTTAATAAAGGGCCTCTGAGTCTGAGAGCGGCGTGGCTTGTTCTTACTGATCGCAATCCATTTGGGAAGATGTCAGGCAGAGGCAAAGGCGGAAAGGGGCTCGGGAAAGGAGGCGCTAAGCGTCACAGGAAGGTGCTTCGAGATAACATCCAGGGCATCACCAAGCCTGCCATCCGCCGTCTAGCACGGAGAGGAGGCGTGAAGCGCATCTCTGGTCTCATCTATGAGGAGACCCGCGGGGTGCTGAAAGTGTTTCTGGAGAACGTGATCCGGGACGCCGTCACTTACACCGAGCACGCCAAGAGGAAGACTGTCACCGCtatggatgtggtctatgctctGAAGCGCCAGGGACGCACACTGTACGGATTCGGAGGCTGAACACTGAGGCGCATTGAATACCATCGCACACAAAGGCCCTTTTCAGGGCCACCCATCTTTTCTGTAAGGGAGCTGCGGTAACATCTCTGTATATCCTCCCCCCTGTATCGTTGCACTGTGAACTCTCTGAGAGCATACGCCGGGCCCTAATATTTCTTACTCACATTAAGCTAGTGGTGGATCAATTTCTTGGATTGATGCAAGTAGTAAATCCAATGGTTGCACAATCATTTGCCGTATCCGTTTAGGAGAATCCATTGTTACACTGCCGGCACCGCGGTCAAAGCACAGTGCCATGGCTGTTTGACTTAAATCGTGGGAGCACAAGACCACTTATGTGTTTACTGAGAGACCCAACTAAAGGACTACTATTAGCACTACACGCGGTAATGGATGATTACATTGCAGGGCATTGCTATGCTACTGCAGTGATATGGCGGTTCAGCAGAACCCCAATACTGAGCTACATATGTGCCTGTGCAATCATATATCAGCGCCAAACAATCTTGCAATTTTAGATCTGCAATGAAGTAATATCAAACAGTCTGCAATACATCTACCTACTGTACTCATTATAAAGCTGacctgcataaaaaaaaaaaaaaaattggaacacCATAAAAAAAATAACCCAATCTAGCAGCGTCTGATCGTAGGAATAATAGCTGTGCTGCTGGCATGAATAATGTCTCTACAGGTGACGTCGTGCGCCTACAGCTCTGCCTggacagggtgggtggctctgaaaagagcctttgggggGGATAACAAGGAAGCGAGGCTGCGGCGGCTCCTTTATCACTTCTTGGCCGCAGCTTTCTTGGGCTTAGCTGCCTTCTTGGCCGGGCTTTTGGCGGCTTTGGGCTTCGCTgccttcttggccggactcttggcGGCTTTGGGCTTCGCTGCCTTCTTGGCGGGACTCTTGGCCACCTTCTTAGACTTCACGGCTTtaggcttctttgggcttttggcagCAGCCGCTTTAGCGGGTTTCTTCACCTTCTTGGGGCTCTTGGCTGCACTCGGAGCTTTCTTGGGCTTCTTCGGGGATTTGGCCACTTTCTTTGCCGCTGGTTTCTTGGGCTTCAGATATTTCTGGGCGGCCTTCttgctctccagctgcttcttatTGAGCTTGAAGGAGCCGGAAGCGCCGGTACCTTTCACTTGGGTGAGAGTTCCTTTGGTCACTAATCCTTTCACCCCCACTTTGATGCGGCTgttgttcctctccacatcgtagcctccggcagccagagccttcttcagggcggcAAGAGAAACTCCACTGCGCTCCTTGGAGGCGGCCACTGCCTTTAGGATCAGCTCGGAGACGCTGGGCCCGGAAGACTTGCCGCTTTTCTTGGCTCCCCCTGCAGCTTTcttcggctgcctcttctttttggctgcgCCCTCTGACGGCGGGACATCGGCGACAGCTGGTGCAGTTTCTGCCATGTTAGCGCAACGTCACTTTTTTCACCAAcaaataataatactacacaagCCGCTGTCTGACGTCTTTTATATACGGTGCCTGCTGTGCTGTAATTGGCTGCTGAGCCTGGTGCGTTCTGTGCTCCCATTGGCGGAATAAGCAGCCCTTGTAAACCCTTCCCTGTCTGAGTATAAGGGGAAACTGCCCTCACATTGTGTTTCCCTAGCGCAGACAAAGAGTATTTTATTGGGCATGAGAAAAGCAGCGTGCCGCCTCTCTGCACCACACCAGTACTCCAAGGTCTCCCCTAAGCCTATATGGCCATTGCCAGCCTAGGCGCTGCAAAGAGACCCAGGAATAGCCCCTGTCAGCTTACTTACACCAGGCTGAATCTGCCCAGCATGTAACACATCTGTACTTTTCTGCGAGGCTAAAACGTCTGATCGGGGCATTTTTCTCTCCCCCTGGCACTACATGCAACGAAGGTGATCTGGGACTCAGTCTGTGCAGGG
Encoded proteins:
- the LOC134934836 gene encoding histone H1B-like, giving the protein MAETAPAVADVPPSEGAAKKKRQPKKAAGGAKKSGKSSGPSVSELILKAVAASKERSGVSLAALKKALAAGGYDVERNNSRIKVGVKGLVTKGTLTQVKGTGASGSFKLNKKQLESKKAAQKYLKPKKPAAKKVAKSPKKPKKAPSAAKSPKKVKKPAKAAAAKSPKKPKAVKSKKVAKSPAKKAAKPKAAKSPAKKAAKPKAAKSPAKKAAKPKKAAAKK
- the LOC134934323 gene encoding histone H4 — encoded protein: MSGRGKGGKGLGKGGAKRHRKVLRDNIQGITKPAIRRLARRGGVKRISGLIYEETRGVLKVFLENVIRDAVTYTEHAKRKTVTAMDVVYALKRQGRTLYGFGG